The window GTGGTCCTTGACTCTGGTTGGCAGGATAATAGAAAGAATGCTATCAGAGAGCTTGTTGGATCCCTGGATGTCGTTGATAAGGTAATAGAGTACCCGAAACAATCAGTTGACGGATACGATCTGTACTTTGCGAATAATTGGGGAGAGCCATGTGATACACACAGGCTTTTTGTGGAGAAAGGATTCAAACAAAGGCAGCCTGAATGGAGAACAAGACTGATTCATGAAACTGAGTTTTACATGGAAGATGTGTACGCTCTTGGCTATCGAGGCCCAATGCCGAAACAGCATGTGTCTGTTGCTGCTATGCCTGTAGTGAAAAAGAATGGGATGAGAATAGGTCTTTGTAATGGTTACTTTAAGGATAGTGGTAGATGGAACTGGAAGAGGAAGGCATGGGACAAATTTCCCGAGCTTGCAAGTGTACTGAAGTTGTATTTTGATGCCGAAATAGTCCTGTTCGGCAATGCGGATGAGCTTGAAGGAGTGGAAGGAGATATTGATTATAGGGGTAAGCTGAAAATAACCGAGACGGCAAAGGCAATATCTCAGTGCGACCTGATGGTAAGTAGTGATAGTGGGCTTATGCACGTAGCTGATGCGTTGGAGGTACCGCTTGTAGCCATTTTTGGGGCCACGCTGTGTTCAAAGAATGGGCCGATACAGACCAAGAATGTTGTAGTGAGGTCTCCTGTTGCATGTGCTCCATGTCAGTTTACGTTTGTATTCAGGGCGTGCAGTGATTTCGTGTGTATGAGAGCTATTCAGGTAGGGGATGTTATGGCTGCTGTCCGCCAGTTGATTAAGGATTAGAGCTATGAGTTTTGGATCTCTGTTGAACATGAAAGGGACAATAACACGGTATACAGTGACGTATCCTGAAGACAAAATGGGAGCTGCAACCAAGACCCCAACCCCAACAGTAATTGCAACTGATGTTCCATGTACGATACAGCCTAAGAGTGGCAGGCTGAGGGCTATAGAGTATGGTCAGACGCTCCAAGCAATGTATATCGGATTCTTCCTTATTGGAACAGACCTTCAGGAGGCTGATGAGGTAGAGGTTAATAGTGTAGTGTACAAGGTCAAGTTTGTGAGTGATGCGGCTGGTAGAAGTCACCATATTGAAGCAGACCTATCGAGGTAGATATGGCATTTGATAAGACGAAGACTATGGTTGACATCGAACGGGAACTTGAGAAGCGGTGCATTCTCGGTGCGAAGAAACTCTCCGAAATGCTTGAGTACGAACAGAAGGTGCCTGCTAGGGTCAAAACCGGAAGAATGAAACATAGCGTTGCAGGGAATTACACCGGAAGTGGCATTACAAGGACGAAGGTATTTCAGGGTGAGGTTGTCACCGTTGTACCTGAACCGAAGGAAGGGAAGTATGTATTTACGGCTATAAGCGATACGCAGGTGTACTATGCTAAGTTTGTGGAGTTTGGTACGAGAAGAAGCAGGCCGTACCCGTTTATGAGGCCCGGGTATGAAAAGGTTAGACAACAGGCTAATAGAATTTGGACCGAGGCATTACGAGGATGAAGGAGATTAAGGATTTTCTATATAAGTTGATTAGAAATGATGCAACGTTTAAGAGTTTGACCGGCGCGGACAGCAAGGATCCACGAATATACTTTTTCTATCCACCTGATGACGTTGTGGTATCGGATGAAAAGCCATGCTATGTGACGTATTACCTCGGAGCAGGAGCCGGGCTGCCGGATCCACACGTTAACAGTGTTCAAAGGCCGGATGAAGTATACACGTTTGATATATGGGGTAAGGATATTGATGTTATTGAGGATGTTTTTGAGCGGATTGATGCGTTGTTCTTTGAAACGAATCGATTCGAAACGAGTGGATACAGGATATTGCGGGCCTCGAGAGAGAGACAAAACGATTTGCCAGATCCTGACGATGAGTTCCGACGTAAGATAGTGGAATATCGGATCGGGCATATTATGAAAAAGTAACGAAGTTAAAAGTAAAGGAGGTTTGAAATGGGAGCTGAGAACATTGAATTGGGGTATTGTGAGGCAAAGTATAACAATATAGACCTCGGTCTGACAAAGGGTGGGTGTGTAGTAACCATAACTCCGAATCTGTACGAGATCACCGTAGACAAGTATGGGAAGACTCCGATAGATGATAGGGACCTAGGCTATAGTGTTAAAGCTACGGTACCGTTGGTAGAAAAGACGCTATCGAACCTGAAGGTTGCATTCCCGTTCGGAGATCTGTCAGGTGGGAAGCTAAAGTTGGGTGGTAAGCTTGGAGGAAGCATAGCAAAGTACGAACTGAATCTCCATCCTGCAGAGATGGATGCTGGAGATAAGTCTAGGGATGTCACCATCTACAAGGCTGCATCGGTCAATGAAGTTGCTATCGGACATACTAACGAAGGTGAGAGAATAATTCAGGTCACGTTCAAAGGATACATTGACACGACACGACCGAAGGGTGACCAGCTTGTAAGGTTTGGATTGGATGGCAGTTAGTGTTAAGCCTTAACAATTAAATAATTGGAGGATCTATGCCTGTTAGAGATTACGACCAGTTAGTAGGCAAGAGTACGTACGTCAAACTGTTTGGAAAAGAGTATGAGGTTTCAGTGCCAACGCTTGATGCAGTGCTGAAGTTTGAGGAACTGTCAAATGAACTCAGGACGCCTGAAGTTATTAAAAGCGTAAAGGCTAGTGTTGAAACCACTATCAGAGCGATTAAGACGATCTACAGTGAAATCCCTGACGAAGACTTCAGGCGTCTTACAATAGAACAGTTGGGACAGATGGCTAAAGATGTTGCGACGCTCATATACAGTTCGCTTTTGCTTAGTGGACCTGGGTCTGAAAAGGAAGGGGATAAGCCAGGAGTGCCGAAAAAAAAAGTGGCGAAGCCGAAGGGAAAAGTAAGCAC of the Thermodesulfobacteriota bacterium genome contains:
- a CDS encoding glycosyltransferase family 9 protein; its protein translation is MRTDQVRKIAVHFQNGIGNWIMFTPSVQALKSLYPNATMTVVLDSGWQDNRKNAIRELVGSLDVVDKVIEYPKQSVDGYDLYFANNWGEPCDTHRLFVEKGFKQRQPEWRTRLIHETEFYMEDVYALGYRGPMPKQHVSVAAMPVVKKNGMRIGLCNGYFKDSGRWNWKRKAWDKFPELASVLKLYFDAEIVLFGNADELEGVEGDIDYRGKLKITETAKAISQCDLMVSSDSGLMHVADALEVPLVAIFGATLCSKNGPIQTKNVVVRSPVACAPCQFTFVFRACSDFVCMRAIQVGDVMAAVRQLIKD
- a CDS encoding HK97-gp10 family putative phage morphogenesis protein — protein: MAFDKTKTMVDIERELEKRCILGAKKLSEMLEYEQKVPARVKTGRMKHSVAGNYTGSGITRTKVFQGEVVTVVPEPKEGKYVFTAISDTQVYYAKFVEFGTRRSRPYPFMRPGYEKVRQQANRIWTEALRG